From one Amycolatopsis sp. FDAARGOS 1241 genomic stretch:
- a CDS encoding LysR family transcriptional regulator yields the protein MTRRGDAFLANIDLNLLVILRELLREQNVTRAAQRVGVTQPAASAALARLRRHFGDDLLERTRSGFVLSPLGERLAVEIEPVYLSVERLFSPEPEFHPEDTEREFTVLTNDYVLAAFGEPLSRALHAAAPRARLSVKVAKGELPADLPETLRGIDVIISAPKSAFKVDEIRGQELFRDHWSCVVAADNPVGDRPRLADLERMPWVIPNHPDDGYPASSPLAPVLAQLSTQPQVAVRVDSYQATPYFVAGTDRVAVMQHRLAVQFADRGDLRILPYPGDAPPIVEILWWHRKNTEEPTHTWLRSVVEEAAAGLREPERRIHGGYAPGADDLLPDSTQ from the coding sequence GTGACCCGGCGGGGCGACGCCTTCCTCGCGAACATCGACCTGAACCTGCTCGTCATCCTGCGGGAGCTGCTGCGCGAGCAGAACGTGACCCGGGCGGCCCAGCGGGTCGGCGTGACCCAGCCCGCGGCCAGCGCCGCACTGGCGCGGCTGCGCCGGCACTTCGGCGACGACCTGCTCGAACGCACGCGCTCGGGGTTCGTCCTCTCGCCGCTGGGGGAGCGGCTGGCCGTCGAAATAGAACCGGTGTACCTGAGCGTCGAACGGCTCTTTTCACCCGAACCGGAATTCCACCCTGAAGACACCGAGCGTGAATTCACCGTCTTGACCAACGACTACGTTCTCGCCGCGTTCGGTGAACCGCTCTCGCGCGCACTCCACGCGGCAGCACCCCGCGCGCGGTTGAGCGTGAAAGTGGCCAAAGGCGAGCTGCCCGCGGATTTGCCGGAAACCCTTCGCGGAATAGACGTGATCATTTCCGCGCCGAAGTCCGCGTTCAAAGTCGACGAAATCCGCGGCCAGGAATTGTTCCGCGATCACTGGTCCTGTGTGGTCGCGGCTGACAACCCGGTGGGGGACCGGCCGCGGCTTGCCGACCTGGAGCGGATGCCGTGGGTCATCCCCAACCACCCCGACGACGGGTACCCGGCGAGTTCGCCGCTCGCGCCCGTGCTCGCTCAGCTGTCCACGCAGCCGCAGGTCGCCGTGCGGGTGGACAGCTACCAGGCCACCCCGTACTTCGTGGCGGGCACGGACCGGGTCGCGGTGATGCAGCACCGGCTCGCCGTGCAGTTCGCCGATCGCGGCGATCTGCGCATCCTGCCGTACCCGGGCGACGCGCCGCCGATCGTCGAAATACTGTGGTGGCACCGCAAGAACACCGAGGAACCGACGCACACGTGGCTGCGCTCCGTGGTCGAAGAGGCCGCGGCCGGCCTCCGTGAGCCCGAACGGCGCATTCACGGCGGTTATGCGCCGGGTGCAGACGATTTATTACCTGACTCCACTCAGTGA
- a CDS encoding aminomethyl transferase family protein produces the protein MSAKSLQDVVDQAGNTVELLRNSQLGAYIYPVVPAEFTNFRREVIAWRSTAVLFDQTHHMVNLFLSGRDALKLISDTGINSVAKFPVDSAKQFVPVSPDGGLIGDGILFRPAEEEFVFVGRAPVANWLTFHARQGYDVELRLDQRSPSRPYGKPVTRDLWRFQIQGPNAWPVIEKVHGGPVEQVRFFRMGHLDVAGVRVRTLRHGMAGAPGLELWGPYETYDLVREAILEAGREFGLEPAGARAYSCNTLESGWIPSPLPAIYTGEALRPYREWLGADSYEATNALAGSFVSDRIEDYYLNPWELGYGSFVKFDHDFIGRDALAAVDPRKQRRKVTLAWNAEDVGTLLTSPVAPDGPGYQFFDLPNANYGSSNFDSVLDADGNPIGLSLFTGYSANERAALSLATVNPDVPLGAEVRVVWGEPDGGTRKTTVQPHRQLAVRAVVSPAPYSVMARESYHPGWRSAVTV, from the coding sequence ATGAGCGCGAAAAGCCTGCAGGACGTGGTCGATCAGGCGGGGAACACCGTGGAGCTGCTGCGCAACTCGCAGCTCGGCGCCTACATCTACCCGGTCGTGCCCGCCGAGTTCACCAACTTCCGCCGCGAGGTGATCGCCTGGCGGTCCACGGCCGTGCTGTTCGACCAGACCCACCACATGGTCAACCTCTTCCTGTCCGGCCGCGACGCGCTGAAGCTGATCTCCGACACCGGCATCAACAGTGTCGCGAAGTTCCCGGTCGACTCGGCCAAGCAGTTCGTGCCCGTCTCGCCCGACGGCGGATTGATCGGCGACGGCATCCTCTTCCGGCCGGCTGAAGAGGAGTTCGTGTTCGTCGGCCGCGCTCCGGTGGCCAACTGGCTCACCTTCCACGCCCGCCAGGGCTATGACGTCGAGCTGCGGCTGGACCAGCGCTCGCCGTCGCGGCCGTACGGCAAGCCGGTGACCCGGGACCTGTGGCGCTTCCAGATCCAGGGGCCGAACGCCTGGCCGGTGATCGAGAAGGTCCACGGCGGCCCGGTGGAGCAGGTCCGGTTCTTCCGCATGGGTCACCTCGACGTCGCCGGGGTCCGGGTCCGGACCCTGCGCCACGGCATGGCCGGCGCGCCCGGGCTGGAGCTGTGGGGGCCGTACGAGACCTACGACCTCGTGCGCGAGGCCATCCTGGAAGCCGGGCGCGAGTTCGGGCTGGAGCCGGCCGGGGCGCGAGCCTACTCGTGCAACACCCTGGAGTCGGGCTGGATCCCGTCGCCGCTACCCGCGATCTACACCGGCGAAGCACTGCGCCCGTACCGCGAATGGCTCGGCGCGGACAGCTACGAGGCGACCAACGCCCTGGCCGGCAGCTTCGTGTCCGACCGGATCGAGGACTACTACCTCAACCCCTGGGAGCTCGGGTACGGCTCGTTCGTCAAGTTCGACCACGACTTCATCGGCCGCGACGCGCTCGCCGCCGTCGACCCGCGGAAGCAGCGACGTAAGGTCACCCTCGCCTGGAACGCCGAGGACGTCGGCACACTGCTCACCTCACCGGTGGCTCCCGACGGGCCCGGCTACCAGTTCTTCGACCTGCCCAACGCCAACTACGGCTCGTCGAACTTCGACTCCGTGCTCGACGCCGACGGCAACCCGATCGGGCTCTCGCTGTTCACCGGTTACAGCGCGAACGAACGCGCCGCCCTGTCGCTCGCGACGGTCAACCCCGACGTGCCGCTCGGCGCGGAGGTGCGGGTCGTGTGGGGCGAGCCGGACGGCGGCACCCGCAAGACCACGGTGCAGCCGCACCGGCAGCTCGCCGTCCGCGCTGTCGTCAGCCCGGCTCCGTATTCGGTGATGGCACGCGAGAGCTACCACCCCGGCTGGCGCTCGGCCGTGACGGTGTGA
- a CDS encoding methylenetetrahydrofolate reductase, protein MTTPQEVAGSQRRRPSPAELVRTMSYEVMPFRGTEQNVLEHVPPTVPLTVTVTEAKGLEPTVDLAERLQRHGYQVAPHLPARQFTDRGHVAEVVARLGEARVRSVFVIGGDAPKPGGEFPDAYALLRAMADVGHPFTEVGIGGYPEGHANIPAAALDEALRAKAPFATRIITQICFDAGVTGAWSAGIAAAGIDLPVHIGLPGPVNRQKLVRISAGIGLGQSARFLRKQQNLLWRLLLPHGYEPTKLALRLAAEAPRGGAIGGLHVFTFNELAKTEAWRRELLARLDAKDVRA, encoded by the coding sequence ATGACCACCCCGCAGGAGGTCGCCGGCTCGCAGCGACGGCGACCGAGTCCGGCCGAGCTGGTCCGGACCATGAGCTACGAGGTGATGCCGTTTCGCGGCACCGAGCAGAACGTGCTCGAGCACGTGCCCCCGACCGTGCCGCTGACGGTCACCGTCACGGAGGCGAAGGGCCTCGAGCCGACGGTGGACCTGGCCGAACGCCTGCAGCGGCACGGTTACCAGGTCGCTCCGCACCTGCCCGCCCGCCAGTTCACCGATCGCGGCCACGTCGCCGAAGTGGTGGCTCGCCTGGGCGAGGCCAGGGTGCGGTCGGTGTTCGTCATCGGGGGTGACGCGCCGAAGCCGGGGGGCGAGTTCCCGGACGCGTACGCCCTGTTGCGGGCGATGGCCGACGTCGGCCACCCCTTCACCGAGGTCGGCATCGGCGGTTACCCGGAGGGGCACGCGAACATCCCGGCCGCCGCGCTCGACGAGGCTTTGCGGGCGAAGGCTCCGTTCGCGACCCGCATCATCACCCAGATCTGCTTCGACGCGGGCGTCACCGGCGCGTGGTCGGCGGGGATCGCCGCCGCCGGGATCGACCTGCCCGTCCACATCGGACTACCGGGTCCGGTGAACCGCCAGAAGCTCGTGCGGATCTCGGCCGGGATCGGGCTGGGCCAGTCGGCTCGGTTCCTGCGCAAGCAGCAGAATCTGCTGTGGCGGTTGCTGTTGCCGCACGGCTACGAACCGACGAAGCTCGCCCTGCGGCTCGCCGCCGAGGCGCCGCGCGGCGGCGCCATCGGCGGCCTGCACGTATTCACGTTCAACGAACTCGCGAAGACCGAGGCGTGGCGCCGGGAGCTGCTCGCGCGGCTCGACGCGAAGGACGTCCGCGCGTGA
- the purU gene encoding formyltetrahydrofolate deformylase, whose amino-acid sequence MSGPDHDEDYGRLIVQGADRPGIVATVSGVLTEQGANIVSLDQSSSDPSGGRFFQRTVFHLADLPTRAAGLNAALEARLGEQLGLEFRLVEARRRKRVAILVSRADHCLLDLLWRQRRDEVHMTVPMVVSNHPDLGDDVRGFDIPFFHVPVAKEDKSAAEKEQLNLLKGNVDLVVLARYMQILSGDFLAEVGAPVINIHHSFLPAFIGAGPYQRAKERGVKLVGATAHYVTEDLDEGPIIEQDVIRVSHRDSVADLQRKGADVERLVLSRAVAWHCDDRVVRDGATTVVF is encoded by the coding sequence GTGAGCGGGCCAGACCACGACGAGGACTACGGGCGCCTGATCGTGCAAGGCGCGGACCGGCCGGGCATCGTGGCGACCGTGTCCGGCGTGCTGACCGAGCAGGGCGCCAACATCGTCTCGCTCGACCAATCGAGCAGCGATCCGTCCGGCGGCCGGTTCTTCCAGCGCACGGTCTTCCACCTCGCGGATCTGCCCACCCGGGCGGCGGGCCTGAACGCGGCGCTCGAGGCGCGTCTGGGCGAGCAGCTGGGACTGGAGTTCCGGCTGGTCGAGGCGCGCCGGCGCAAGCGGGTCGCGATCCTCGTCTCCCGCGCGGACCACTGCCTGCTCGACCTGCTGTGGCGCCAGCGCCGCGACGAGGTGCACATGACGGTGCCGATGGTCGTCTCGAACCACCCGGACCTCGGCGACGACGTGCGTGGCTTCGACATCCCGTTCTTCCACGTGCCGGTGGCCAAGGAGGACAAGTCGGCCGCGGAGAAGGAGCAGCTGAACCTCCTCAAGGGCAATGTGGACCTCGTGGTGCTGGCGAGGTACATGCAGATCCTGTCCGGTGACTTCCTCGCCGAGGTCGGCGCGCCGGTGATCAACATCCACCACTCGTTCCTGCCGGCGTTCATCGGCGCCGGTCCGTACCAGCGGGCGAAGGAGCGCGGCGTGAAGCTCGTCGGCGCGACCGCGCACTACGTCACCGAAGACCTCGACGAAGGGCCGATCATCGAACAGGACGTGATCCGCGTCTCGCACCGCGACTCCGTCGCCGACCTGCAGCGCAAAGGGGCGGACGTCGAACGCCTCGTGCTCTCGCGGGCGGTCGCCTGGCACTGCGACGACCGCGTCGTCCGTGACGGCGCCACGACGGTGGTGTTCTAG
- a CDS encoding protocatechuate 3,4-dioxygenase, with protein sequence MTKARDDYLLDLGASRRGYALNKMCLSLKDERNRRRFSADESAYCDEFGLSPEQKKAILERDWTGMLELGGSVFYTYKLAMLDGKSMQYLGGVFTGMTAEEFAEAMRSGGRNLG encoded by the coding sequence ATGACGAAAGCCCGCGACGACTACCTGCTCGACCTCGGCGCGAGCCGGCGGGGATACGCGCTGAACAAGATGTGCCTGTCGCTCAAGGACGAACGCAACCGCCGGCGGTTCTCCGCCGACGAGTCCGCCTACTGCGACGAGTTCGGCCTGTCGCCGGAGCAGAAGAAGGCGATCCTCGAGCGGGACTGGACCGGGATGCTCGAACTCGGCGGGTCCGTGTTCTACACCTACAAGCTGGCCATGCTGGACGGGAAGTCCATGCAGTACCTCGGAGGGGTGTTCACCGGCATGACGGCCGAGGAGTTCGCCGAGGCGATGCGCTCGGGAGGGCGGAACCTTGGCTAG
- a CDS encoding class III extradiol dioxygenase subunit beta, whose amino-acid sequence MARVTWGLATSHVPSIGAAMDTGKTAEPYWKPLFDGYAPAREWMAAHRPDVAVIVYNDHANALDLDLVPTFAIGTAESYEVADEGWGRRPVPPVAGAPELSEHLVRRLIDDSFDIATFHRLDVDHGLTVPLSVYCPDPGEQWPCAVVPVLVNVIQHPQPTAARCYALGQAIGRAIESFPRELDVAVFGTGGMSHQLAGARAGLINTPFDRMFLRKIEDDPEALARLTREEYIAQAGTEGVELIMWLVMRGAMSERITRIHDTYHVPASNTAAALALFENGDAPA is encoded by the coding sequence TTGGCTAGGGTTACCTGGGGCCTCGCGACGTCGCACGTGCCGTCGATCGGCGCGGCGATGGACACCGGCAAAACCGCCGAGCCGTACTGGAAACCGCTGTTCGACGGCTACGCCCCGGCCCGGGAGTGGATGGCGGCGCACCGGCCAGACGTCGCGGTGATCGTCTACAACGACCACGCCAACGCCCTCGACCTCGACTTGGTGCCGACCTTCGCGATCGGCACCGCCGAGTCCTACGAGGTGGCCGACGAAGGCTGGGGACGCCGGCCCGTGCCGCCGGTCGCCGGCGCGCCGGAGCTGAGTGAGCACCTGGTCCGCAGGCTGATCGACGACTCCTTCGACATCGCGACCTTCCACCGCCTCGACGTCGACCACGGCCTCACCGTGCCGCTGTCGGTGTACTGCCCGGACCCGGGCGAGCAGTGGCCGTGCGCGGTGGTGCCGGTCCTCGTCAACGTGATCCAGCACCCGCAGCCCACGGCCGCGCGCTGCTACGCGCTCGGCCAGGCGATCGGGCGGGCGATCGAGTCGTTCCCGCGGGAGCTCGACGTCGCGGTGTTCGGCACCGGCGGCATGTCGCACCAGCTGGCCGGCGCCCGCGCGGGGTTGATCAACACCCCGTTCGACCGCATGTTCCTGCGGAAGATCGAGGACGATCCGGAGGCGCTCGCGCGGCTCACGCGCGAGGAGTACATCGCGCAGGCCGGTACGGAGGGCGTCGAGCTGATCATGTGGCTGGTGATGCGGGGCGCGATGAGCGAGCGGATCACGCGGATCCACGACACCTACCACGTGCCGGCGTCCAACACCGCGGCCGCGCTGGCGCTGTTCGAGAACGGAGACGCACCCGCATGA
- a CDS encoding alpha/beta fold hydrolase has protein sequence MTAFVLLHGAWHGGWAWQRVVPGLRAAGHEVFAPTLTGLSDRAHLLSPAVGLGTHVQDVVGLLEAHDLRNVVLVGHSYAGQVVTGVADRVPDRLGKRVYLDAFAGGDGEAAIDLLPEQVAGHYRESVAGPGFGWLIPVRSLTVLGVTDETDLAWLGPRLTPHPWLTYTEPLRLTGAGEGVPAAFVECTDWMRVFRPHAQRAAARGWPVHEITTGHEAMVTAPGELADVLLTIAQS, from the coding sequence ATGACCGCGTTCGTCCTGCTGCACGGAGCGTGGCACGGCGGCTGGGCCTGGCAGCGGGTTGTTCCCGGGCTGCGCGCCGCCGGTCACGAGGTCTTCGCGCCGACGCTGACCGGGCTCAGCGACCGCGCGCACCTGCTCTCCCCCGCCGTCGGGCTCGGCACGCACGTCCAGGACGTCGTGGGCCTGCTCGAGGCGCACGACCTGCGCAACGTCGTGCTGGTCGGGCACAGCTACGCCGGGCAGGTCGTCACGGGCGTCGCCGACCGGGTCCCGGACCGGCTCGGCAAGCGCGTGTACCTCGACGCGTTCGCCGGGGGCGACGGCGAGGCCGCGATCGACCTGCTGCCGGAGCAGGTGGCCGGGCACTACCGCGAATCGGTGGCCGGTCCCGGGTTCGGCTGGCTGATCCCGGTGCGGTCGCTGACCGTGCTGGGGGTGACGGACGAGACCGACCTGGCTTGGCTCGGCCCGCGCCTGACGCCGCACCCGTGGCTCACCTACACCGAACCACTGCGGCTCACCGGCGCGGGCGAGGGTGTGCCGGCCGCGTTCGTCGAGTGCACCGACTGGATGCGGGTGTTCCGCCCCCACGCGCAGCGGGCCGCTGCGCGTGGCTGGCCGGTGCACGAGATCACCACCGGGCACGAAGCGATGGTGACCGCGCCCGGCGAGCTCGCGGACGTCCTGCTCACGATCGCCCAGTCGTAG
- a CDS encoding muconolactone Delta-isomerase family protein — protein sequence MEFLVRTENLLPPETSDETRERLRAAERERAQQLRAAGTLKRLWRVPGRNATVGLYEAEDPAVLHEALTSLPMWKWMDVRVEALATHPQER from the coding sequence ATGGAATTCCTGGTCCGCACCGAGAACCTGCTGCCTCCCGAGACCTCGGACGAGACCCGCGAGCGCCTGCGCGCGGCCGAACGCGAGCGCGCGCAGCAGCTGCGCGCTGCCGGGACGCTCAAACGGCTCTGGCGCGTTCCGGGCCGCAACGCGACCGTCGGGCTGTACGAAGCCGAAGATCCGGCCGTCCTGCACGAAGCCCTGACTTCGCTGCCGATGTGGAAGTGGATGGACGTGCGGGTCGAGGCACTCGCCACGCACCCGCAGGAACGCTGA
- a CDS encoding heavy-metal-associated domain-containing protein, translated as MIATTYTVSGMTCSHCVTSVSEEVGAIAGVTGVVIDLPTGAVTVTSAGPLARAQVRAAVEEAGYQLAG; from the coding sequence ATGATTGCCACCACCTACACCGTCAGCGGGATGACCTGCTCGCACTGCGTCACCTCGGTCAGCGAAGAGGTCGGCGCGATCGCGGGCGTCACCGGCGTCGTGATCGACCTGCCCACCGGAGCCGTGACCGTCACCAGTGCCGGACCGCTCGCGCGGGCGCAGGTCCGCGCCGCCGTCGAGGAAGCCGGTTACCAGCTCGCCGGCTAG
- a CDS encoding cation-translocating P-type ATPase, whose translation MSTTTAGSGPVTDLELAIGGMTCASCANRIERKLNKLDGVTASVNYATEKARVKAPEGVDPAELVAAVEAAGYTAALPRLEKPDQPAEADPTLDLRRRLIASAVPAVPVIVLAMVPALQFTYWQWLSLTLAAPVVTWGAWPFHRAALTNLRHGAATMDTLVSLGVVAAFGWSLWALFFGTAGTPGMVHPFEFTIAPSDGAADLYLEVAAGVTTFILAGRYFEARAKRRAGSALRALLELGAKEVAVLRGGAEVRIPTAELAEGEQFVVRPGEKIATDGVVEEGSSAVDASMLTGESVPVEVRGGDAVTGATVNVGGRLVVRATRVGAATQLAQMAKLVEDAQSGKADVQRLADRVSGVFVPIVIGLAVATLGFWLGSGVGTAAAFTAAVAVLIIACPCALGLATPTALLVGTGRGAQLGVLIKGPEVLESTRRVDTVVLDKTGTVTEGRMTLTGVHPAAGVDEAELLRLAGALEHASEHPIATAIARGARERTGAPAPVEDFANVEGLGVQGVVDGHAVLVGRPALLDDWCQPLPGELAAAKAAAEHRGQTAVAVAWDGSARGVLVVADTVKATSAEAIARLRRLGLTPVLLTGDNTAVARAVAEEAGIDEVIAEVLPAGKLDVIKRLQDDGKVVAMVGDGVNDAPALAQADLGLAMGTGTDAAIEAADLTLVRGDLRSAADAIGLSRRTLRTIKGNLFWAFAYNLAALPLAAAGLLNPMLAGAAMALSSAFVVANSLRLRSFTSAANRLRS comes from the coding sequence ATGAGCACCACCACGGCCGGCTCCGGCCCGGTGACCGACCTCGAACTCGCGATCGGTGGGATGACCTGCGCGTCCTGCGCCAACCGCATCGAGCGCAAGCTGAACAAGCTCGACGGGGTCACCGCATCCGTCAACTACGCCACGGAGAAAGCCCGTGTGAAGGCGCCGGAGGGCGTCGACCCGGCCGAGCTGGTGGCGGCGGTCGAGGCCGCGGGCTACACCGCCGCCCTGCCGCGGCTGGAGAAGCCCGACCAGCCGGCCGAAGCCGACCCCACGCTGGACCTGCGGCGGCGGCTGATCGCCAGCGCGGTGCCGGCCGTGCCGGTGATCGTGCTGGCCATGGTCCCGGCGCTGCAGTTCACGTACTGGCAGTGGCTCTCGCTGACGCTGGCGGCGCCGGTCGTCACGTGGGGTGCGTGGCCGTTCCACCGGGCGGCGTTGACGAATCTCCGGCACGGCGCCGCCACCATGGACACCCTGGTCTCGCTGGGTGTGGTGGCGGCCTTCGGGTGGTCGCTGTGGGCCCTGTTCTTCGGCACCGCCGGCACACCCGGCATGGTGCACCCGTTCGAGTTCACGATCGCCCCGTCCGACGGTGCCGCCGACCTCTACCTGGAGGTCGCGGCGGGCGTCACCACGTTCATCCTCGCCGGCCGCTACTTCGAAGCGCGGGCCAAGCGCCGCGCCGGCTCGGCGCTGCGAGCGCTGCTCGAGCTCGGCGCCAAGGAGGTCGCCGTGCTGCGCGGCGGCGCCGAGGTCCGCATCCCGACGGCCGAGCTGGCGGAGGGCGAGCAGTTCGTGGTCCGGCCCGGCGAGAAGATCGCCACCGACGGCGTCGTCGAAGAGGGCAGCTCCGCCGTCGACGCGTCGATGCTGACCGGCGAATCCGTACCCGTCGAGGTCCGTGGGGGCGACGCCGTGACCGGCGCGACGGTGAACGTCGGCGGCCGCCTGGTCGTGCGTGCCACCCGAGTCGGGGCCGCCACCCAGCTGGCACAGATGGCGAAGCTGGTCGAAGACGCGCAGAGCGGCAAAGCCGACGTGCAGCGGCTGGCCGACCGGGTGTCCGGCGTGTTCGTGCCGATCGTGATCGGACTGGCGGTCGCCACGCTCGGTTTCTGGCTCGGCAGCGGTGTCGGCACGGCGGCCGCGTTCACCGCCGCGGTCGCGGTCCTGATCATCGCGTGCCCGTGCGCGCTGGGCCTGGCCACGCCGACCGCGTTGCTCGTCGGCACCGGTCGCGGGGCACAGCTGGGCGTGCTGATCAAGGGCCCGGAGGTGCTGGAGTCCACCCGCCGCGTCGACACCGTGGTGCTCGACAAGACCGGCACGGTCACCGAGGGCCGGATGACGCTCACCGGCGTCCACCCCGCCGCCGGAGTCGACGAGGCCGAACTTCTCCGGCTCGCCGGCGCGCTCGAGCACGCGTCCGAGCACCCCATCGCCACGGCGATCGCCCGGGGCGCCCGCGAGCGGACCGGGGCACCGGCGCCGGTCGAGGATTTCGCCAACGTCGAGGGGCTCGGCGTGCAGGGTGTCGTCGACGGCCACGCGGTCCTGGTGGGCCGCCCCGCGCTGCTCGACGACTGGTGCCAGCCGCTGCCCGGCGAGCTCGCGGCGGCCAAGGCCGCGGCCGAACACCGCGGGCAGACCGCGGTCGCCGTGGCCTGGGACGGCTCGGCCCGCGGTGTCCTCGTCGTCGCGGACACCGTCAAGGCGACGTCGGCCGAGGCGATCGCCCGGCTGCGCAGGCTCGGCCTGACACCCGTCCTGCTCACCGGTGACAACACGGCCGTCGCCCGGGCGGTGGCCGAGGAAGCCGGGATCGACGAGGTGATCGCCGAAGTCCTGCCGGCCGGCAAGCTCGACGTGATCAAGCGGCTGCAGGACGACGGCAAGGTCGTGGCCATGGTCGGCGACGGCGTCAACGACGCGCCCGCGCTGGCACAGGCAGACCTCGGCCTGGCCATGGGCACCGGCACCGACGCCGCCATCGAGGCTGCCGACCTCACCCTCGTCCGCGGCGACCTCCGCTCGGCCGCCGACGCGATCGGCCTGTCCCGCCGCACCCTGCGCACGATCAAGGGCAACCTGTTCTGGGCGTTCGCCTACAACCTCGCCGCGCTCCCCCTCGCCGCGGCCGGCCTGCTCAACCCGATGCTCGCGGGCGCCGCCATGGCCCTCAGCTCCGCCTTCGTCGTCGCCAACAGCCTGCGGCTGCGCAGCTTCACCAGTGCTGCGAACCGGCTGCGTTCTTGA
- a CDS encoding transposase → MLIGDLLPVRTGKCGRPLPGARAMVEGIIYRYRCGIAWREVPAVFGRWQTMWSWHRAGWPGKV, encoded by the coding sequence GTGTTGATCGGGGACTTGTTGCCCGTTCGCACGGGTAAGTGTGGCCGCCCGCTGCCCGGTGCACGGGCGATGGTGGAAGGGATCATCTACCGGTACCGGTGCGGGATCGCGTGGCGGGAGGTGCCGGCGGTGTTCGGCCGGTGGCAGACGATGTGGAGCTGGCACCGCGCCGGCTGGCCGGGGAAGGTTTGA
- a CDS encoding MBL fold metallo-hydrolase, producing MSGALRIDRVVTSGVFSLDGGTWDVDNNVWLVGDDDEVVVVDAAHDEKAITEAVGDRNVVAVVCTHGHNDHVTVAPQLGEHLHAPVLLHPGDKQLWEMTHTGQRFWRAEDGERIAVAGTALEVVHTPGHSPGSICLHLPEAGALFTGDTLFAGGPGATGRSFSDFPTIISSIRDRIFALPEDTRVHTGHGDGTSIGTEAPHLAEWIARGH from the coding sequence GTGAGCGGTGCGCTGCGGATCGACCGGGTCGTGACGTCGGGGGTCTTCTCGCTCGACGGGGGCACGTGGGACGTCGACAACAACGTCTGGCTCGTCGGCGACGACGACGAGGTGGTGGTCGTGGACGCCGCGCACGACGAGAAGGCGATCACCGAAGCGGTCGGCGACCGCAACGTCGTCGCCGTCGTCTGCACCCACGGGCACAACGACCACGTCACCGTCGCTCCGCAGTTGGGGGAGCACCTCCACGCGCCGGTCCTGCTGCACCCGGGGGACAAACAGCTGTGGGAGATGACCCACACCGGGCAGCGGTTCTGGCGCGCCGAGGACGGCGAGCGGATCGCGGTGGCGGGCACCGCGCTCGAGGTCGTCCACACCCCGGGCCACTCGCCCGGTTCGATCTGCCTGCACCTGCCCGAAGCCGGCGCCCTGTTCACCGGCGACACGCTGTTCGCCGGCGGCCCCGGCGCGACCGGCCGCTCGTTTTCCGACTTCCCGACGATCATCTCCTCGATCCGCGACCGGATCTTCGCGCTGCCCGAGGACACGCGCGTCCACACCGGCCACGGCGACGGCACCTCGATCGGAACCGAAGCACCGCACCTGGCCGAGTGGATCGCCCGCGGGCATTGA